One genomic window of Punica granatum isolate Tunisia-2019 chromosome 1, ASM765513v2, whole genome shotgun sequence includes the following:
- the LOC116193161 gene encoding dormancy-associated protein homolog 3-like encodes MGLLDHLWDDTVAGPPPETGLGKLRKLKSFGSGANSGKESNPNEAVKISRSITIVKPPGYQPGSTPASPAGSTPPVSPFSGGSGSLTRFRRRSTSDAYEKTREIIPRSPFDI; translated from the exons ATGGGCCTCCTGGACCATCTCTGGGACGACACCGTCGCCGGTCCCCCGCCGGAGACGGGCCTCGGGAAGCTCCGTAAATTGAAAAGCTTCGGCTCCGGAGCCAACTCCGGCAAGG AGTCGAACCCCAATGAAGCAGTGAAGATCTCGCGGAGCATTACCATAGTCAAACCGCCGGGGTACCAGCCTGGTTCGACTCCGGCGTCTCCTGCTGGCTCAACTCCTCCGGTATCTCCTTTCTCTGGTG GTTCGGGCAGTTTGACTCGGTTCCGGAGGAGATCGACCTCAGATGCATACGAGAAGACCAGGGAGATCATCCCCAGGAGTCCCTTTGACATATGA